One genomic window of Candidatus Pseudobacter hemicellulosilyticus includes the following:
- a CDS encoding pectate lyase — MIQIFNGALLAATLIVLSCAKKTPSYSIDTGGGDPTGTDKPVQVKEEPLAFPGAEGFGRDATGGRGGRVIPVTNLQDAGAGSLREAIGQSGPRIIVFSVSGTIELKSRLSIKNGDVTIAGQTAPGDGICLRNHDMMVDADNVIIRFLRFRMGDTEQVEGDALGGRFHKNIIVDHCSMSWSTDECVSFYANENFTLQWCLIAESLRNSVHGKGAHGYGGIWGGKKASFHHNLLAHHDSRNPRLGEEAGKAFALTDLVDLRNNVLYNWGQNSTYGGEAMNVNIVNCYYKGGPATGKSERIFSIDKNKVAGTEVYDTWGKFYIDGNFVAGSTRATQDNWTYGVFNQFHNSYGTVSESDKAAMRLSQPHPINNNVTTYTAEKAYEQVLGYVGASLKRDAQDTRIIHEVRTGTSSAVGSNGSINGIIDTQADAGGWPVLASAAAPKDTDGDGIPDNWETAHKLDPAVSNAGKKSLSTAYDDVEVYINSLVKELTEDQRK; from the coding sequence ATGATCCAGATTTTCAACGGCGCCCTGCTGGCCGCCACCCTGATAGTGCTGTCCTGCGCCAAAAAAACACCGTCCTATTCCATTGATACGGGCGGAGGTGATCCAACCGGTACGGATAAGCCTGTCCAGGTGAAAGAAGAGCCGCTGGCCTTTCCCGGCGCTGAAGGGTTTGGGCGCGATGCTACCGGCGGCCGGGGTGGGAGAGTGATCCCGGTCACTAACCTGCAGGATGCAGGCGCCGGCAGTCTCCGCGAAGCCATTGGGCAGTCGGGCCCGAGAATCATTGTCTTTTCTGTCAGCGGCACTATTGAACTGAAGAGCCGCCTGAGTATAAAAAACGGGGATGTTACCATTGCCGGGCAAACTGCGCCCGGCGATGGTATCTGCCTCCGCAACCATGATATGATGGTGGATGCTGATAACGTCATCATCCGTTTTCTGCGCTTCCGCATGGGCGATACGGAGCAGGTAGAGGGCGATGCCCTTGGCGGCCGCTTTCATAAGAATATTATAGTGGATCATTGCTCCATGAGCTGGTCTACCGACGAATGTGTGTCTTTCTATGCCAATGAAAATTTTACCCTTCAATGGTGCCTGATCGCTGAAAGCCTGCGCAACTCTGTGCATGGCAAAGGCGCCCATGGCTATGGCGGTATCTGGGGTGGAAAGAAGGCCAGCTTTCACCATAACCTGCTGGCGCATCATGATAGTCGCAACCCGCGACTGGGTGAAGAAGCCGGCAAAGCTTTCGCCCTCACCGACCTGGTAGACCTCCGCAACAATGTGCTGTATAACTGGGGACAGAACAGCACCTATGGCGGAGAGGCCATGAATGTCAATATCGTCAACTGTTATTACAAAGGCGGACCTGCCACGGGTAAGTCGGAACGCATCTTTTCCATTGATAAGAACAAGGTGGCCGGAACTGAGGTCTATGATACCTGGGGTAAATTTTATATTGACGGCAATTTTGTGGCGGGCAGCACCCGCGCTACCCAGGACAACTGGACCTATGGCGTTTTCAACCAGTTCCATAACAGCTACGGCACGGTATCCGAATCAGATAAAGCCGCCATGCGTTTGTCGCAGCCACATCCCATTAATAACAATGTGACCACCTATACTGCTGAAAAAGCCTACGAACAGGTGCTGGGTTATGTAGGCGCATCTTTGAAACGCGATGCCCAGGATACCCGGATCATCCATGAAGTGCGGACCGGTACATCCTCTGCTGTTGGCTCCAATGGAAGTATCAACGGCATCATTGATACCCAGGCCGATGCCGGCGGCTGGCCGGTACTGGCATCAGCGGCTGCTCCGAAAGATACGGACGGGGACGGCATTCCGGACAACTGGGAAACAGCGCATAAGCTGGATCCTGCCGTATCCAATGCCGGGAAGAAAAGCCTCAGCACAGCCTACGATGATGTGGAAGTATATATCAATAGCCTCGTGAAAGAGCTGACCGAAGATCAGCGCAAATAA
- a CDS encoding TonB-dependent receptor, translating to MKKGLLSFLVLFLYMLSAYGQTRKISGKIADGDGLPLSGVSVSVKGKASGTQSGPDGSFTLTLDGDTTAILIFSHTGYQTLEEPTGKRTSFNITLLKNLSTLDDVIVIGYGSARKKDLTGSVGTLAGREIMKTPVPNAAEALTGRVAGVQVTTTEGSPDADIKIRFRGGGSISQDNSPLYIVDGFPVSSINNIAASDIETMTFLKDAASTAIYGSRAANGVILITTKEGKAGKMVVTGNFYAGSRQISKVLDVMSPYEFVKYQYEIDQTSTFQNYYGKFQDLDIYKSMDGTDWQKEVFGRTALQQYYNIGVSGGSKATRFNLGFTRNDEDAVMINSGYERNNLMFKLNSEISKNLTFDFNTRLSYMLIDGAGVNTGAGANSRLRNSVKYAPTRGLRALDQSQLDDDINSPEAASLLYNPVESANDEYKNQRRLQSNFNGGITWKIKPWLSFRTEGGYEFRDNRTDIVWGPTTSNARQYGGQPIGRITTTSGQSWRVANFFTIDKQDILPGHNLNVVLGQEALSTNGKVVENESRFFPQTMKADEVLANMGFGTPIPTYTYQDPKELLSSWFGRINYAINSKYMATFTFRSDGSSKFAEGYRRDFFPSTALAWRISEEEFLKDISWLNQLKLRVSYGTTGNNRIGNGLWQLVYNTNDENKPYMPNEQVAPNLIPGTSLANPKLIWETTINRNAGVDFEFLRGRISGSVDYYWNTTKDLLLAAPLAASSGYLNQMRNIGSTSNRGVEIALNAVLVNSKDFNLSASFNIAFNKNKVDEFRNGDASFKTYTSGWNGTAQPLEDYLVREGYPVGQMYGYVTDGMYGFDDFTFNTTTKTWDINSAKGVASNNGLISPSYFGPGTLRFKDLDGNGVIDQNDKTIIGDANPKHMGGFNLTAGYKGIDLSAFFNWTYGNDIYNANKIDFSNYLLTRKYQNLLTDMNLGNRFTLIDPETGLNVASGTNANPERLKEINQNASIWHPLNTVMPLHSWAIEDGSFLRLNTLTVGYTLPATLTKKWGISNLRIYATGYNLHIWTNYTGYDPEVDTRRNPPVTPGVDYSAYPKSRSFIGGINVTF from the coding sequence ATGAAAAAAGGATTATTGTCTTTTCTTGTGCTCTTTCTGTACATGCTGAGCGCTTACGGCCAGACCCGTAAGATTTCTGGTAAAATTGCCGACGGAGATGGATTACCACTCAGCGGCGTATCGGTATCGGTGAAAGGGAAAGCCTCCGGCACCCAATCCGGTCCTGATGGGAGTTTTACCCTGACCCTCGACGGGGATACAACTGCCATCCTGATCTTCAGCCATACCGGCTACCAGACCCTCGAAGAGCCCACCGGTAAAAGGACCAGCTTCAACATTACCCTTTTAAAGAATCTTTCTACACTGGACGATGTGATCGTCATTGGTTATGGTTCTGCCCGTAAAAAAGATCTCACCGGCTCCGTAGGGACACTGGCCGGCAGGGAGATCATGAAAACACCCGTTCCCAACGCTGCCGAAGCCCTGACCGGACGCGTAGCCGGCGTACAGGTCACTACTACGGAAGGTTCGCCGGATGCGGATATCAAGATCCGGTTTCGGGGCGGCGGCTCTATCTCCCAGGATAACTCGCCCCTTTATATCGTGGACGGGTTCCCGGTGTCTTCTATCAACAATATCGCCGCTTCAGATATTGAGACCATGACCTTTCTCAAAGACGCCGCCTCCACCGCCATTTATGGTTCCCGCGCCGCCAACGGGGTGATCCTCATCACCACCAAGGAAGGCAAGGCCGGAAAAATGGTGGTCACCGGTAATTTCTACGCCGGATCCCGCCAGATCAGCAAAGTACTGGATGTAATGAGCCCCTATGAATTTGTGAAGTACCAGTATGAGATTGATCAGACCAGCACCTTCCAGAACTACTATGGTAAGTTCCAGGACCTGGACATTTACAAGTCTATGGATGGTACTGACTGGCAGAAAGAAGTTTTTGGACGAACCGCCCTGCAGCAGTACTACAATATCGGTGTCAGCGGCGGCTCCAAAGCCACGCGCTTTAACCTGGGCTTTACCAGGAACGATGAGGACGCTGTTATGATCAATTCCGGTTATGAGCGGAATAACCTGATGTTCAAACTCAACTCGGAGATCAGCAAGAACCTGACATTCGATTTCAATACCCGTCTCTCCTATATGCTCATTGACGGAGCAGGGGTGAACACCGGCGCAGGCGCCAACTCACGCCTGCGCAACAGCGTAAAATATGCACCTACCCGCGGCCTCCGGGCACTGGACCAATCCCAGCTGGATGATGATATCAACAGCCCGGAAGCGGCCAGTCTGCTCTATAACCCCGTAGAATCCGCTAACGACGAATACAAGAATCAACGCCGCCTGCAAAGCAATTTCAACGGCGGTATCACCTGGAAGATAAAGCCCTGGCTCAGCTTCCGTACAGAAGGTGGGTACGAGTTCCGCGATAACCGCACAGATATTGTCTGGGGACCCACCACCTCCAATGCCCGCCAGTATGGTGGTCAGCCCATCGGCCGCATTACCACTACCAGCGGTCAGTCCTGGCGCGTTGCCAACTTCTTCACTATTGATAAACAGGATATCCTGCCCGGTCATAACCTCAACGTAGTACTGGGACAGGAAGCCCTCTCTACCAACGGTAAAGTGGTAGAAAACGAATCCCGCTTCTTCCCCCAGACCATGAAAGCCGATGAGGTACTGGCCAATATGGGCTTTGGTACGCCCATCCCAACGTATACTTACCAGGACCCCAAAGAACTGCTCAGTTCCTGGTTTGGACGGATCAATTATGCCATCAACAGTAAATACATGGCCACCTTCACTTTCCGTTCTGATGGTTCCAGCAAATTTGCCGAAGGCTATCGCCGGGATTTCTTCCCCTCTACAGCCCTGGCCTGGAGAATATCTGAAGAGGAATTCCTGAAGGATATCAGCTGGCTCAACCAGTTGAAGCTCCGCGTGAGCTATGGCACCACCGGTAATAACCGTATTGGCAATGGGCTCTGGCAACTGGTGTACAATACCAACGATGAGAACAAGCCGTATATGCCCAATGAACAGGTAGCCCCTAACCTTATTCCGGGTACTTCCCTGGCTAACCCCAAACTGATCTGGGAAACCACTATCAACCGGAATGCCGGCGTGGACTTCGAATTCCTGCGCGGCCGGATCAGTGGTTCAGTGGATTATTACTGGAACACCACCAAGGACCTCCTGCTGGCAGCACCCCTGGCCGCCAGTTCCGGTTACCTGAACCAGATGCGTAATATCGGCAGCACCTCCAACAGGGGTGTGGAAATTGCCCTGAACGCAGTGCTGGTGAACAGCAAGGATTTTAACCTGAGCGCTTCATTCAATATCGCTTTCAACAAGAACAAAGTGGATGAGTTCCGCAACGGGGATGCCAGTTTCAAGACCTATACCTCCGGCTGGAACGGTACCGCACAACCATTGGAAGACTACCTGGTGCGCGAAGGCTATCCCGTAGGCCAGATGTATGGCTACGTTACGGATGGCATGTATGGGTTTGATGATTTCACTTTCAACACTACCACCAAAACCTGGGATATCAACAGCGCCAAAGGCGTGGCCAGTAACAACGGCCTGATCAGTCCTTCTTATTTTGGTCCCGGCACGCTTAGGTTCAAGGACCTGGATGGGAATGGGGTGATTGACCAGAATGATAAGACCATCATCGGTGATGCCAACCCCAAACATATGGGCGGCTTCAACCTGACTGCCGGCTATAAAGGCATTGATCTCTCTGCCTTCTTCAACTGGACCTACGGCAACGATATCTATAATGCCAATAAGATCGACTTTTCCAATTACCTGCTCACCAGGAAATACCAGAACCTGCTGACAGATATGAACCTGGGCAACCGCTTCACGCTGATTGACCCGGAAACCGGGCTCAATGTAGCTTCCGGCACCAATGCCAATCCGGAAAGGTTAAAGGAGATCAACCAGAACGCCAGTATCTGGCATCCGCTCAATACGGTAATGCCCCTGCATTCCTGGGCCATAGAAGATGGCTCTTTCCTCCGGCTGAACACCCTCACAGTAGGGTATACGCTGCCTGCCACCCTGACCAAAAAATGGGGTATCAGCAACCTGAGGATCTATGCAACCGGCTATAACCTGCATATCTGGACCAACTACACCGGCTATGATCCGGAAGTGGACACCCGCAGGAACCCGCCTGTAACGCCTGGTGTAGATTACTCGGCCTATCCCAAGAGCCGGTCATTTATCGGAGGCATTAACGTAACCTTTTAA
- a CDS encoding DUF5123 domain-containing protein yields the protein MPIIQFNKLHLSAALALVLVAGTFSCTKFNEWDTEEGSRRLFATTAAEASVEGVTVILSWKNMPATSSYVVEISQDSLVFGQILYTYEGSFELINGSRVMLIPDQLAPTTVYSARIKGKNSDGIAESNWTSLAFKTKSEQILLPFGTGDLAARTALLKWSSPNVTHLLLNGTRIDLTADEKEAQSKLLEGLTPKTAYKADIYNNTIIRGSLSFSTTAEIPTGPGVIVVDADANLATLIAGAADGTTFVLLEGTMYNADDAVLIPEGVSLTIWGEQGGVRPVLAFNTFTLPATAGTIRFENLDITGYQNNNSAGTKRNYIFNQGSATVTQRVEFENCVIRNLVNSPFRLQGSNAITINNVSFNNCVAYDIGYNATTGTYAFFHNTSATSTVNNISLTNSTLYGIGYSLILSNTTPLQSILIDNVTMDNIVSNTRYLVDLNAQNVTGSFIIRNTIVGRTASVAATARGIRVGSATTYSVLNSYQTADCIFSANPISNLTAYGKTSTELFRDPVNGDFIIIDNGFPGGSSTGDPRWRQ from the coding sequence ATGCCAATCATACAATTCAATAAACTACATCTCTCAGCAGCCCTGGCCCTTGTCCTGGTTGCCGGTACCTTCTCCTGTACCAAATTCAACGAGTGGGATACAGAAGAAGGCAGCCGCCGCCTCTTTGCCACCACCGCTGCAGAAGCGTCCGTGGAGGGTGTTACGGTGATCCTGAGCTGGAAGAATATGCCTGCTACCAGCAGCTATGTGGTGGAGATCAGCCAGGACAGCCTTGTCTTTGGACAGATACTGTATACTTATGAAGGAAGCTTTGAGCTTATCAATGGGAGCAGGGTCATGCTCATCCCGGATCAGCTGGCGCCCACTACCGTCTATTCTGCACGCATCAAGGGGAAGAACAGCGATGGTATTGCTGAGTCCAACTGGACCAGCCTTGCCTTTAAGACCAAATCAGAACAGATCCTTTTGCCTTTTGGCACCGGCGATCTGGCTGCCAGAACAGCCCTGCTGAAATGGAGTTCCCCCAACGTAACGCACCTGCTGCTGAATGGTACCCGCATAGACCTTACGGCGGATGAAAAAGAAGCCCAGAGCAAGCTGCTGGAAGGACTTACGCCCAAAACAGCCTATAAAGCAGATATCTATAACAATACCATTATCCGGGGCAGCCTCTCTTTCTCCACCACTGCGGAGATACCTACCGGCCCTGGCGTGATTGTAGTGGATGCAGACGCTAACCTGGCCACGCTGATTGCCGGCGCAGCCGACGGCACTACCTTTGTTCTGTTGGAAGGGACCATGTACAATGCGGATGACGCGGTGCTGATACCGGAAGGTGTTTCCCTCACCATCTGGGGTGAACAGGGCGGTGTACGGCCAGTACTTGCCTTCAATACATTTACATTGCCGGCTACTGCAGGGACTATCCGTTTTGAGAACCTGGACATCACCGGCTACCAGAACAATAACTCTGCCGGAACTAAACGCAACTATATTTTCAACCAGGGAAGCGCTACGGTAACACAACGGGTGGAATTTGAGAACTGCGTGATCAGGAACCTGGTCAACTCACCGTTCCGCCTGCAGGGAAGTAATGCCATCACCATCAATAATGTGTCGTTCAACAATTGCGTAGCTTATGATATCGGCTACAATGCCACTACCGGTACCTACGCCTTTTTTCATAACACTTCCGCTACCAGTACTGTCAACAATATTTCCCTGACCAACAGTACGCTTTATGGTATCGGGTATTCACTGATCCTCAGCAACACTACACCGCTCCAGTCCATCCTGATCGATAATGTTACCATGGACAATATAGTGAGCAACACGCGTTACCTGGTGGATCTCAATGCGCAGAATGTGACCGGCTCTTTCATTATCCGGAATACCATTGTGGGCAGGACCGCCTCCGTTGCAGCTACTGCACGGGGTATCCGTGTGGGCAGCGCTACCACTTACAGTGTGCTGAACAGCTACCAGACGGCCGATTGCATTTTCTCAGCCAACCCCATCAGCAACCTGACGGCGTATGGCAAAACATCTACAGAGCTGTTCCGTGATCCCGTCAATGGTGATTTTATCATCATCGACAACGGTTTCCCCGGAGGCAGCAGTACCGGTGATCCCAGATGGCGTCAATAA
- a CDS encoding RagB/SusD family nutrient uptake outer membrane protein: MKKILFPAIYSLLLLSACKKEFLNSQSPSEYTPDLVFSSLAYTNYALMGSYALLTQDQLYSARLPLSYATNSDIEIVGADAGSYNNTSERGLSNYWGTADNTRLQNEWTKIYTMIERANLCIEGIRKSALMSTSDSTAMKVYLGEMLTLRALGYFELARHWGDVPFKKEPTLPDLSNVYLPPTDRDEIYDQLIADLEQAADYLPWVGSNGTTAERITKGFAKGLLARIALTRGGYAIRNKTGFPTERGSNWEKYYELAHKHCNEIMTQGPHKLNNSYLAIWKTLCQLQLDATFNENLFEVANGLARSGEMGYSIGVRFYANSKYGYGNNANVVNTTAYYFYSFDQKDLRRDISVAYFTYSNSAGDVKEVMQSNPMSFNIAKWDQRYMGSSWSNLNKNASGKIGYGINWSVMRYADVLLMFAETENELYGPTGLAKEALKQVRTRAFSTEDQADKVIAYVNNLNDKTAFFNALVDERAWEFGGEAIRKYDLIRWNLLVSKIEEQRTGLKKMLAREAPYNTLPATLYYKYETNNEILDRASFNFYEDKGSADIPGYTKLSWLSGASESNRTDWVNRANLFSSGLNKDGVTNRHLYPIHNSIISESQGTLRNAYGF; the protein is encoded by the coding sequence ATGAAAAAGATACTCTTTCCAGCTATATACAGCCTCCTGCTGCTGTCAGCCTGTAAAAAAGAATTCCTGAACTCACAGTCGCCCTCTGAGTATACGCCGGACCTGGTATTCTCTTCCCTGGCCTATACCAACTATGCGCTGATGGGCTCCTATGCGCTGCTGACACAGGACCAGCTTTATTCCGCCAGGCTGCCGCTGAGCTATGCCACCAACAGTGATATCGAGATAGTAGGGGCGGATGCCGGCAGTTATAATAATACCAGTGAACGCGGCCTCTCCAATTATTGGGGAACCGCTGATAATACCCGCCTGCAGAATGAATGGACCAAGATCTATACCATGATTGAAAGGGCCAACCTCTGCATTGAAGGGATACGCAAAAGCGCCCTGATGAGCACCAGTGATTCCACCGCCATGAAAGTCTATCTCGGTGAAATGCTCACGCTCCGGGCGCTGGGCTATTTTGAGCTGGCCCGCCACTGGGGTGATGTACCCTTCAAAAAAGAACCCACACTGCCGGACCTCTCCAATGTATACCTGCCGCCCACCGACCGGGATGAGATCTATGACCAGCTTATAGCCGACCTGGAACAAGCTGCCGATTATCTTCCCTGGGTAGGCAGCAATGGCACCACCGCCGAAAGGATCACCAAAGGTTTTGCCAAAGGCCTGCTGGCCCGTATTGCACTGACCCGCGGCGGTTACGCTATCCGCAATAAAACAGGCTTCCCCACGGAAAGGGGCAGCAACTGGGAAAAATATTATGAGCTGGCGCATAAGCATTGTAATGAGATCATGACGCAGGGGCCGCATAAACTGAACAATTCCTACCTGGCTATCTGGAAAACCCTTTGCCAGCTGCAGCTGGACGCCACTTTCAATGAAAACCTCTTTGAAGTGGCCAACGGGCTGGCCAGGAGCGGGGAGATGGGCTATTCTATCGGCGTCCGTTTTTATGCCAACAGCAAATATGGCTATGGCAATAATGCCAACGTGGTCAATACCACCGCCTATTATTTCTATTCCTTTGATCAGAAGGACCTGCGCCGGGATATTTCCGTGGCGTATTTTACCTATAGCAATTCTGCCGGTGATGTGAAGGAAGTGATGCAGTCCAATCCTATGTCTTTCAATATTGCCAAATGGGACCAGCGCTATATGGGCAGCTCCTGGAGCAACCTCAACAAGAATGCCAGCGGTAAGATCGGATACGGGATCAACTGGTCGGTGATGCGCTATGCCGATGTACTGCTCATGTTTGCTGAAACGGAGAATGAGCTGTACGGACCTACCGGCCTGGCCAAAGAGGCGCTGAAACAGGTGCGTACCCGCGCTTTCTCTACGGAAGACCAGGCCGACAAAGTGATTGCCTATGTCAACAACCTGAATGATAAAACGGCTTTCTTCAATGCCCTTGTGGATGAAAGGGCCTGGGAGTTTGGGGGAGAAGCTATCCGCAAGTACGACCTGATCCGCTGGAACCTTCTGGTGTCCAAGATCGAGGAGCAAAGGACGGGCCTCAAAAAGATGCTGGCCCGCGAAGCGCCCTATAATACGTTGCCGGCTACCTTGTACTATAAGTATGAGACCAATAACGAGATCCTGGACCGGGCATCCTTTAATTTTTATGAAGACAAGGGTAGTGCAGATATCCCCGGGTATACAAAACTGAGCTGGCTCTCCGGTGCTTCTGAAAGTAACCGGACCGACTGGGTCAACCGGGCCAACCTGTTCAGCAGCGGTTTGAACAAGGACGGTGTAACCAACAGGCACCTGTATCCGATCCACAACTCTATTATCAGTGAATCACAGGGTACACTGCGCAATGCTTATGGATTCTAA
- a CDS encoding lysophospholipid acyltransferase family protein has protein sequence MLPYYIALPFIYLLSILPFRVLYLLSDVFFVFIYYILGYRRKIVLTNLKNSFPGKSSSEIKKIEKDYYRFLCDLFLETFKTLTVTRETMLKHCSMSVEAQALFQSFAAENKSVIIVMGHKGNWEWAGNTFSLLCKHQLYVIYHPLRNPYFNKLMIKMRTRFGTKLIPMKDTFREMVQNRDNLNATAFIADQTPSPEKAHWMTFLNQDTPVFTGTEKIGQKMNYPIVYVSIQKIKRGYYTLHADVLMEPPYKTLEEGTMTAAHTKRLESDITDQPETWLWSHRRWKHKRPAF, from the coding sequence ATGCTGCCCTATTACATAGCGTTGCCATTTATTTATTTGCTCTCGATACTACCCTTCCGCGTCCTTTACCTGTTATCGGACGTGTTCTTCGTATTCATATATTATATACTTGGCTACAGGCGTAAAATAGTTTTAACAAATCTGAAGAACTCCTTTCCAGGGAAATCATCGTCTGAGATAAAAAAAATAGAAAAGGATTACTACCGGTTTCTCTGCGATCTTTTCCTGGAGACCTTCAAGACATTGACGGTTACCAGGGAAACCATGCTGAAACATTGCAGCATGTCAGTCGAAGCACAGGCCCTGTTTCAGTCTTTTGCAGCCGAAAACAAGAGCGTGATCATTGTTATGGGGCATAAGGGCAACTGGGAATGGGCAGGAAATACCTTCAGCCTGCTTTGCAAACACCAGCTGTATGTGATCTACCACCCGCTGCGTAATCCCTACTTTAACAAGTTGATGATAAAAATGCGCACAAGGTTTGGTACTAAACTGATTCCAATGAAAGATACTTTCCGGGAAATGGTGCAGAACAGGGACAATCTGAACGCCACGGCCTTCATTGCCGACCAGACACCATCCCCGGAAAAGGCGCATTGGATGACTTTCCTGAACCAGGACACACCGGTTTTCACCGGTACTGAAAAGATCGGGCAGAAGATGAATTATCCCATCGTTTACGTTTCGATACAGAAAATAAAAAGAGGCTATTATACGTTACACGCTGACGTATTGATGGAGCCTCCCTATAAGACCCTTGAGGAAGGAACAATGACAGCAGCTCATACCAAAAGACTGGAATCAGATATCACGGATCAGCCGGAAACATGGTTATGGTCACATCGGCGCTGGAAACACAAGCGTCCGGCATTTTAG
- a CDS encoding fatty acid desaturase, producing MLCGKELILATKPFAKEIRSKSWWHTLSTLGLIAVAFAAILFVPWLAVRIPLSIVTGLLLVRMFVIYHDHQHHTILTKSRLADIIMSAFGIFMLAPTSIWKRSHDHHHKHNSKLFSASIGSFPIATRQKYLAMGTGERIGYLAIRHPLTIGLGYFTMFMLGMCIASFISSPRKHFDSLIALVLHITVSVLILINLGWLTWLLVFFIPFLVAFGMGSYLFYAQHNFPGVTFASNKDWAYDKAALESSSYMTMNPVMHYFTANIGYHHIHHLNARIPFYRLPEVMSQFPELQQAKTTSLNPKAIWACLRLKVWDQEKGAMVSLKEAACSRKLRTVPVLK from the coding sequence ATGTTGTGTGGAAAAGAGTTGATCCTGGCTACCAAGCCTTTTGCGAAAGAGATCAGGAGTAAAAGCTGGTGGCATACATTGTCCACCCTTGGCCTTATTGCCGTAGCATTTGCTGCCATCCTGTTTGTGCCCTGGCTGGCTGTCCGCATTCCGCTGAGTATTGTAACGGGACTGCTGCTGGTGCGTATGTTCGTGATCTACCACGATCACCAGCACCATACCATCCTGACCAAATCCAGGCTGGCGGATATCATTATGTCTGCCTTTGGCATTTTCATGCTGGCGCCTACCAGCATCTGGAAAAGATCGCACGACCACCATCATAAGCACAATTCAAAATTATTCAGCGCCAGTATTGGCTCCTTCCCTATTGCTACCCGCCAGAAATACCTGGCCATGGGTACGGGTGAAAGGATCGGCTACCTGGCTATCCGCCATCCGCTGACCATTGGTCTCGGCTATTTCACCATGTTCATGCTGGGCATGTGCATCGCTTCATTTATCAGCAGCCCAAGGAAACACTTTGATTCCCTGATTGCACTGGTACTGCATATCACGGTTTCTGTGCTCATACTCATCAACCTCGGCTGGCTGACCTGGCTGCTGGTATTCTTTATTCCCTTCCTGGTTGCCTTCGGCATGGGTTCTTACCTGTTCTATGCACAGCATAATTTCCCGGGCGTTACTTTTGCCAGCAATAAGGACTGGGCGTACGATAAAGCAGCCCTGGAATCTTCCAGCTATATGACTATGAACCCTGTCATGCATTATTTCACGGCTAATATTGGCTACCATCATATCCATCACCTCAATGCCAGGATCCCTTTCTACCGTTTGCCGGAAGTAATGAGCCAATTCCCCGAATTGCAACAGGCAAAAACAACTTCCCTAAATCCAAAAGCAATCTGGGCCTGCCTGCGCCTCAAGGTATGGGATCAGGAAAAGGGAGCCATGGTAAGCCTGAAAGAGGCGGCCTGTTCACGAAAGCTGAGAACAGTTCCTGTGTTAAAATAA